GGTGTACTGGAAGAACACCGCCAGCACGGCCACCAGCAAGGCGGCGCAGAGCGCGGCGATCACGTCGAAGGCGTTGACCAGCAGGCCGCCGTCGAAGACGCCGGGCAGCAGGAAGATGGGGTCCTTCGGAATCCCGATGTCCAGCACCTTGACGTCCGACCCCCAGAGCGTCTGCCCGAAGCCGTCCATGAAGTAGAAGATACCGATGGTCGCCATGAAGAGGATGATGTGCGGCTGGTTGACCAGCGGGCGCAGCACCACGCGCTCGACGGCGATGGCCACCAGCACCATGACCCCGGCGGTCAGCACGAAGGCGATGATCCAGTGCAGGCCCATCTCCATCAGGCCGACCATGGTGAGCGCGCCGAAAAGGACGAAGGAGCCCTGGGCGAAGTTGAAGATGCCCGAGGCCTTGAAGATCAGCACGAAGCCCAGCGCGACCAGCGAGTACATCACGCCCTGCAGCAGGCCGTTCAGGATGACCTCGAAGTAGAAGGTCCAGGTGAAGAAGCTGATCAGTCCGGCCGCCGCCAGCCCCTGATGAAAGTATCCCAGGGCGGCGATGATGACCGGGACGGACAGGACCCAGATGGCGATCGTTCGGAGGTTCATGGTCTGCTTCTAAGTCCTCTTGGCCCGCGCTGGCGGCTGACCGCAGTCTAGTGGCTGACGCCCAGGTAGGCGTCGATCACGGCCTGATTGCCGCGCACGTCGTCGGGCGTCCCGTCGGCCAGCTTGCGGCCGTAGTCGAGCACCACCACCCGGTCGGAGATGTCCATGACCACACCCATGTCGTGTTCGATCAGCGCGATGGTCGTGCCGAACTCGTCGTTCACGTCCAGGACGAAGCGGCACATGTCCTCCTTCTCCTCGACGTTCATGCCGGCCATCGGCTCGTCCAGCAGCAGCAGCTCCGGCTCCATCGCCAGGGCGCGGGCCAGTTCGACGCGCTTCTGCAGGCCGTAGGGCAGGCGGCCCACAGGGGTCTTGCGGATCGCCTGGATCTCCAGGAAGTCGATGATTCGCTCGCAGAAGGCGCGATGCTCGCTCTCCTCGCGCTGGTTCGGGCCCCAGTAGAGCGCCTGCAGGAAGATGTTGGATTTCATCTTGAGCAGGCGGCCGGTCATGATGTTGTCGAGCGTCGACATGCCCTTGAAGAGCGCGATGTTCTGAAAGGTGCGCGCGATTCCGGTGCTGGCCGCCTCGTGCGGACGCATCGCCTTGCGCGCGCGCCCCCGGTACATGATCGAGCCTTCCTGGGGCGTGTAGAAGCCGTTGATCACGTTCAGCATCGACGACTTGCCGGCTCCGTTCGGGCCGATGATCGCGCGGATCTCGCCCTTCTTGATGTCGAAGGAGATGTCGGTCAGCGCCTTCACGCCACCGAACCGCAGCGTGATGTTCTTGACCTCCAGCAGCGTCTCCGAGAACTGCCGGTCGGCGGCCGGAGCGGCGGCGGCGAGACCGGCGGCGGGCTCGGCGGTTGCAGTTTGCGAGGCGTCTGGCATCGGCAGGCGGCATCCAGGTTGATGGAGTGGGGACGTTCGGCGCCGAGGCGCTACTCGGCGGCGGCCTTCTGTGCAGTCGGCGCGGCGGCGACCGGAAAGGTCTCGGCCTGCAGGATCTTCAGGTTGGCTTCGATCTTGCCCTTGCGGCCGTCCTCGAAGGTCACCTCGGTAGAGGCGAAGATCTCGTCCTGGCCACTGTAGAGCGCGTCGATCAACTGGCCGAACTTCTCGGCGATGATCCGGCGGCGCACCTTGCGCGTGCGGGTCATCTCCCCGTCGTCGGGATCCAGTTCCTTGTGCAGGATCAGGAACTGCTTGATCTGGGTATGGCCCAGATGGCTGTCGCTCGAGAGGTCGCGGTTCACCGATTCGACATGGGCACGGATGATGTCGCGTACCTGAGGGTGCTGCGACAGCTCGATGTAGCTGGCGTAGGCGATGTTGTTGCGCTCCGCCCAGCTCCCGAGCGCGGTCAGGTCGATGTTGATGAAGGCGGTGGCGTGGTCGCGCTCATGGCCGAAGGTCACGGCCTCTTTGATGTTCGGGAAGAACTTCAGTTTGTTTTCCAGGTACTTGGGCGCAAAGATCCTGCCGTCCGTCATGCGGCCGACATCCTTCGCGCGGTCGATGATCCGCAGGTGTCCCCGGTCGTCGAAAAAGCCGGCGTCGCCGGTGTGGACCCAGCCGTCAGGCGTCTTGGTCTCGGCGGTCGCCTCGGCGTTCTTGTAGTACTCCAGGAACACGCCGGGACCGCGGAACAGCACCTCGCCGTCCTCGGCGATCTTCACGTCGACGCCGGGCGCGGGTTTGCCGACCGTGTCGGCATAGATCTCGCCGTCCGGCTGGATCGTGACGAAGACGCTGGCCTCTGTCGAACCGTAGAGCTGCTTCAGATTCACGCCCAGCGAGCGATAGAAATCGAAGATATCCGGGCCGATCGCTTCACCGGCGGTATAAGCCAGGCGCACGCGGGTCAGGCCGAGGGTGTTCTTCAGGGGCCCGTAGATCAGCAACTCGCCGAGTCCGTAGAGCAGACGGTCGCCGAAGGGCACTTGCTGCTTGTTCAGGATCTTGATCCCGACCCGCTTCGCGACGCCCATGAAGTAGTGGAACATCTTGCGCTTCGGGCTGCTGGCATCCTCCATCCGGACCATGACGGTGGTCAGGATGTTCTCGAAGATGCGGGGCGGCGCGAAGAAGTAGGTTGGCCCCAGCTCACGCAGGTCGTGCATCACCGTGGCGCCCGACTCGGGGCAGGAGACGCAGAAGCCGGCGGCATAGCTCTGCGCGTAGGAGAAGATGTGGTCGCCGACCCAGGCCATGGGCAGGTAGGCCAGCATGTCTTCCTTGTCGGTCAGGCCTTCGAACTCGGCGCCGTTGCGGGCCGACTGCAGCACGTTGTCGAAGCTCAGGACCACGCCCTTGGGGTTGCCGGTGGTGCCCGAGGTGTAGGCCATGATCGAGACGTCGGAGCCCTTGGCCTTCTTCGCCTCCTCGACGAAGAACTGCGGGTGGCGCCGGGCGAAATCGCGCCCTTCGGCCAGCAGCGCATCGTAGTGATGCAGGAAATCCTGGGTGTAGTTCCGCAGGCCGCGCTCGTCGTCGTAGACGATCTGCTTCAGGGTCGTCGTGCGCTCCATCACCTCAAGCAGCTTGTCGACCTGCTCCTGGTCCTCGACCAGCGCGAAGCCGACCTCGGCATGGTCCAGCACGAAGGCCATCTCGGCGGCCACGGAATCCTGATAGAGCGGCACCGGCACCCCGCCCAGGGCCTGCACGGCGCACATCGACCAGTAGAGACGCGGGCGGTTGTCGCCGACGATGGCCATGCGGTCGCCGCGCCGGAAGCCGCGCTGATGCAGGCCGCAGGCCAGCGCCTCGATCTCCTCGCGCGCTTCCCTCCAGGTGTTGGTCAGCCAGATGCCGTAGTCCTTCTCGCGCATCGCGGGCGCGTCGGGACGAACCTCGGCATGGTGCAGCAGCAGCTTCGGAAAAGTGTCGAGCTCAGTGCTCATCCTGGCCTCCAAGCTTGAGAGACCCGAAAGGCACCGGTCGGACTCGTAGCGTTTGAGGGTGGAGCCTCTTGCTCCCCGTCCCCGTCCGGCTCCCGAACGATGCTCTTTCCAGGTCCCGCGGCTTCTTGACCATCCGGTAGGTGCCTGAGAGCCCTGCGACTCTCGGCCCGCCGACCGCGTTGACCCGACCTCCCGAGCTATGCGTTTTCTTTCTACTTTACGTACCGCCAAGGCGGTCGCTAGCACTAAAGGCGAAAAGGTCGGATACCGTCAAGGCCCCAGCGATGACAGCACCGAAAGCAACGAGCCGCGCGCCGAGCGCCGAGGACGGATATTTGGCGGCCGCCGGCGATCGCCTTGCGATTCGCCGGCTAGCACAACCGGAAGACATCCCCCGGCAAACGACGGGAGGCACCGCAGCGCCGACCCTTCTGTTCCTGCATGAAGCCCTGGGGTCGATCGGACAGTGGAAGGACTTTCCCGAGGCGCTGGTCGCCGCCACCGGCCTGCCGGGTTTGGTCTACGACCGGCGCGGCCACGGAAATTCGGAGCCGTTGACCCCGGAGCCGCTCACTCTGCCGCGCCCCAAGGACTACCATCAGACCGAGGCCGCAAAGATTCTGCCGGCGCTGCTCGATGCCGCCGGAATCGAGCGGGCGATCCTGGTCGGCCATTCCGACGGCGGCACCATCGCGCTGCTCGCCGCCGCGGCCCTGCCCCGGCGGATCGCCGCCGTGGTCAGCGAGGCCGCCCACGTCTTCATCGAGGAGATCTCGCGCCAGGGCATCCGCAACGCCCAGGCCGCCTGGCAGCGCGGCGAACTGGGCGGCCTGGAGCGCTACCACGGCGACAAGACGCCGAACCTCATGCGCGCCTGGGCCGAAACCTGGCTGAACCCCGTTTTCGACGACTGGTCGACCGAGGTCGAGCTGGCCGGCGTGACCTGCCCGGTACTGGCCATTCAGGGCGTCGACGACCACTACGGCAGCCCGGAGCAGGTCGCCCGCATCTGCGCCGGCGTCGCCGGCCCGGCCGAGCCCCTGCTGCTGCCCGACTGCGGCCACACCCCCCACCGCGAGCAGCGCGACTGGGTGCTGAGGGCGATCCGCGATTTCCTCGCGGAGCACGCGCTGCTGCCCAGGTAACTGCCCTCGCGATAGCTGGCCCGACACATCGCCGTCTGGACAGACGGATTCGAATCCATACATTAGCGGCACGTTCGAATGAGCGGTTTCCCGCGTACATGGTCGCTACCGGTCGCGGGGCGCTCCGCACGACGAAGGCGGTTCGCCCTCACTCTCTAGGGGAGATCCGGCCGTAGTCCGGCTGCGGGGCGTCCGCCGTCGGCCTGTCTGCGCATGCGCCCCGGGGCACGACAGCCCCCAAGAGGCGCCGGATAAGCGATTGGGAGATCGAAAGCCGTGAAACTCGGGAAGGACAGCCTGAACACCCGCCGCCAACTGACGGTGGGGGGCAAGAGCTACGACTACTACAGCCTGGCGGAGGCGGAGGCGCAGATCGGCGATATCAGCCGCTTGCCCTTCTCGCTGAAGGTGCTGCTGGAAAACCTGCTGCGCTACGAGGACGGCCAGAGCGTCACCGTCGACGACGTCAAGGCCCTGGTCCAGTGGGTCGCCGACCGCAGAAGCGACAAGGAGATCGCCTATCGCCCGGCCCGCGTCCTGATGCAGGACTTTACCGGCGTACCGGCGGTCGTCGATCTGGCGGCCATGCGCGAGGCCATGACCAAGCTGGGCGGCGATCCGGAGAAGATCAACCCGCTGAGCCCGGTCGATCTGGTGATCGACCATTCGGTGATGGTCGATGCCTTCGGCGGGCCCGGATCCTTCGCCAAGAACGTCGACCTGGAGTTCCAGCGCAACGGCGAGCGCTACGAGTTTCTGCGCTGGGGCCAGGGCGCCTTCCAGAACTTCCGCGTTGTCCCGCCGGGAACCGGCATCTGCCATCAGGTGAACCTGGAGTACCTGGCCCAGGTCGTCTGGACGAGCGAGGTCGACGGCAAGACCGTGGCCTATCCTGACACGCTGGTCGGCACCGACAGCCACACCACCATGGTCAACGGCCTCTCGGTGCTCGGCTGGGGCGTCGGCGGGATCGAAGCCGAGGCGGCGATGCTCGGCCAGCCGGTCTCCATGCTGATCCCCGAAGTGATCGGCATGAAGCTGACCGGCGAGTTGAAGGAGGGCACCACCGCGACCGACCTGGTGCTGACGGTCACCGAAATGCTGCGCAAGAAGGGCGTCGTGGGCAAGTTCGTCGAGTTCTACGGCGACGGCCTGAAACATCTGACCCTGGCCGACCGCGCCACCCTCGGCAACATGTCGCCGGAGTTCGGCAGCACCTGCGCGATCTTCCCGATCGACCGGGAAACGCTGCGCTATCTGGAGTTCACCGGCCGCGACCCGGAGCGCGTGGCCCTGGTCGAAGCCTACGCCAAGGCGCAGGGCATGTGGCTGGACGAGAGCCGGCCGGACCCGGTCTTCACCGATAGCCTCGAGCTCGAGCTCTCCAGCGTCGAACCCTCGCTGGCCGGGCCGAAGCGCCCGCAGGACCGCGTGCCGCTCTCGACCGCCGCCAACGCCTTCGCGAACCACCTCGGGACGGAACTGACCGGCGATGCCGCTGCGTCCGCGGACAAGGGGATCCCGGTCGAAGGCAGCGACTACGACCTGAACCACGGCGACGTGGTGATCGCGGCCATCACCTCCTGCACCAACACCTCCAACCCCAGCGTCATGATGGCGGCGGGCCTGGTCGCCAAGAAGGCGCACGAGCTGGGCCTGACGGTGAAGCCCTGGGTCAAGACCTCGCTGGCCCCCGGCTCCCAGGTGGTGACCGACTACCTGGAGGCCTCGGGCCTGCAGACACACCTCGACGCCCTGGGCTTCGACCTGGTGGGCTACGGCTGCACCACCTGCATCGGCAACTCCGGGCCCTTGCCCGAACCGGTCGCCAAGGCGGTCGAGGAGGGCGACCTTCTGGTCTGCTCCGTGCTGTCGGGCAACCGCAACTTCGAGGGCCGGATCAACCCGCACTGCAAGGCCAACTACCTGGCCTCGCCGCCGCTGGTGGTCGCCTACGCCCTGGCCGGCTCGCTGAACGTCGATCTCTTCAAGGACCCGCTCGGCGAAGGTAAGGACGGTCAGCCGGTCTATCTGAAGGATGTCTGGCCGACCAACCACGAGATCCAGGAACTGCTGCTCTCCAGCCTGACGCCGGAGATGTTCCGCGGCCGCTACGCCGACGTCTTCAAGGGTCCGGAGGAGTGGCAGAAGATCAAGACCAGCGAAGGCGAGACCTTCACCTGGAGCCTGGGATCCACCTACGTCGCCTATCCGCCCTTCTTCGACGACGTAGCCCCCGAGCCGGCGCCGATCGAGGACGTCTCGGGGGCCCACCTGCTGGCCGTCCTGGGCGATTCGGTGACCACCGACCACATCTCGCCGGCCGGCGCGATCAAGCGCGAGAGCCCGGCGGGCGACCACCTGCTGGAGCATCAGGTGCCGCAGAAGGACTTCAACTCCTACGGCGCGCGCCGCGGCAACCACCGCATCATGATGCGGGGCACCTTCGCCAACATCCGCATCCGCAACGAAATGGTGCCGGGGGTCGAGGGCGGCTTCACCAAGCACCTGCCCGGCGGCGAGGTCATGGCGATCTACGACGCCGCCATGAAGTATCAGGAGGAGGGCGTGCCGCTGGTGGTGGTCGCCGGCAAGGAGTACGGCACCGGCTCCTCGCGCGACTGGGCGGCCAAGGGCACCCGTCTGCTGGGCGTCAAGGCCGTGATCGCCGAGTCCTTCGAGCGCATTCACCGCTCCAACCTCGTCGGCATGGGCGTGCTGCCGCTGCAGTTCCAGCAGGGCACCGACCGCAAGTCGCTGAAGCTGACGGGCGCCGAGACTTTCGATCTGCACGGCCTGTCGGAAAACCTGGCGCCGCGCGTCGAGGTGCCCTGCACCATCCACCGCCCGGACGGCAGCAGCGAGGAAATCTCCCTGCTCTGCCGGATCGATACCGCCGACGAGCTGGCCTACTACCGCAACGGCGGCATCCTGCACTACGTGTTGCGCAACCTGATGGCGGAAGATCGGGTCGCGGCCGAGTAGACCTTGGGATCGTCGAGGTACGGCCGGTTTCGGAAAGGGGGGCGTCACAGTCCCCCTTTTTTCTTGGCAAGCCGCTAAGCCGCTTCCTGCGCCGCGCCCCGTCGTCCGAAGCGTTCCGACAGGGTTTCGAT
The window above is part of the Algihabitans albus genome. Proteins encoded here:
- a CDS encoding alpha/beta fold hydrolase is translated as MTAPKATSRAPSAEDGYLAAAGDRLAIRRLAQPEDIPRQTTGGTAAPTLLFLHEALGSIGQWKDFPEALVAATGLPGLVYDRRGHGNSEPLTPEPLTLPRPKDYHQTEAAKILPALLDAAGIERAILVGHSDGGTIALLAAAALPRRIAAVVSEAAHVFIEEISRQGIRNAQAAWQRGELGGLERYHGDKTPNLMRAWAETWLNPVFDDWSTEVELAGVTCPVLAIQGVDDHYGSPEQVARICAGVAGPAEPLLLPDCGHTPHREQRDWVLRAIRDFLAEHALLPR
- a CDS encoding ABC transporter ATP-binding protein, coding for MPDASQTATAEPAAGLAAAAPAADRQFSETLLEVKNITLRFGGVKALTDISFDIKKGEIRAIIGPNGAGKSSMLNVINGFYTPQEGSIMYRGRARKAMRPHEAASTGIARTFQNIALFKGMSTLDNIMTGRLLKMKSNIFLQALYWGPNQREESEHRAFCERIIDFLEIQAIRKTPVGRLPYGLQKRVELARALAMEPELLLLDEPMAGMNVEEKEDMCRFVLDVNDEFGTTIALIEHDMGVVMDISDRVVVLDYGRKLADGTPDDVRGNQAVIDAYLGVSH
- a CDS encoding AMP-dependent synthetase/ligase, whose product is MSTELDTFPKLLLHHAEVRPDAPAMREKDYGIWLTNTWREAREEIEALACGLHQRGFRRGDRMAIVGDNRPRLYWSMCAVQALGGVPVPLYQDSVAAEMAFVLDHAEVGFALVEDQEQVDKLLEVMERTTTLKQIVYDDERGLRNYTQDFLHHYDALLAEGRDFARRHPQFFVEEAKKAKGSDVSIMAYTSGTTGNPKGVVLSFDNVLQSARNGAEFEGLTDKEDMLAYLPMAWVGDHIFSYAQSYAAGFCVSCPESGATVMHDLRELGPTYFFAPPRIFENILTTVMVRMEDASSPKRKMFHYFMGVAKRVGIKILNKQQVPFGDRLLYGLGELLIYGPLKNTLGLTRVRLAYTAGEAIGPDIFDFYRSLGVNLKQLYGSTEASVFVTIQPDGEIYADTVGKPAPGVDVKIAEDGEVLFRGPGVFLEYYKNAEATAETKTPDGWVHTGDAGFFDDRGHLRIIDRAKDVGRMTDGRIFAPKYLENKLKFFPNIKEAVTFGHERDHATAFINIDLTALGSWAERNNIAYASYIELSQHPQVRDIIRAHVESVNRDLSSDSHLGHTQIKQFLILHKELDPDDGEMTRTRKVRRRIIAEKFGQLIDALYSGQDEIFASTEVTFEDGRKGKIEANLKILQAETFPVAAAPTAQKAAAE
- a CDS encoding branched-chain amino acid ABC transporter permease; this encodes MNLRTIAIWVLSVPVIIAALGYFHQGLAAAGLISFFTWTFYFEVILNGLLQGVMYSLVALGFVLIFKASGIFNFAQGSFVLFGALTMVGLMEMGLHWIIAFVLTAGVMVLVAIAVERVVLRPLVNQPHIILFMATIGIFYFMDGFGQTLWGSDVKVLDIGIPKDPIFLLPGVFDGGLLVNAFDVIAALCAALLVAVLAVFFQYTRTGRALRAVADDHQAALSVGIPLKTIWAIVWSVAGIVALVAGIMWGGKLGVQFTLALIALKALPVLILGGFTSIPGAIIGGLIIGAGEQVAENFVGSAIGGAIQDWFAYMLAMVFLLFRPQGLFGEKIIERV
- the acnA gene encoding aconitate hydratase AcnA, yielding MKLGKDSLNTRRQLTVGGKSYDYYSLAEAEAQIGDISRLPFSLKVLLENLLRYEDGQSVTVDDVKALVQWVADRRSDKEIAYRPARVLMQDFTGVPAVVDLAAMREAMTKLGGDPEKINPLSPVDLVIDHSVMVDAFGGPGSFAKNVDLEFQRNGERYEFLRWGQGAFQNFRVVPPGTGICHQVNLEYLAQVVWTSEVDGKTVAYPDTLVGTDSHTTMVNGLSVLGWGVGGIEAEAAMLGQPVSMLIPEVIGMKLTGELKEGTTATDLVLTVTEMLRKKGVVGKFVEFYGDGLKHLTLADRATLGNMSPEFGSTCAIFPIDRETLRYLEFTGRDPERVALVEAYAKAQGMWLDESRPDPVFTDSLELELSSVEPSLAGPKRPQDRVPLSTAANAFANHLGTELTGDAAASADKGIPVEGSDYDLNHGDVVIAAITSCTNTSNPSVMMAAGLVAKKAHELGLTVKPWVKTSLAPGSQVVTDYLEASGLQTHLDALGFDLVGYGCTTCIGNSGPLPEPVAKAVEEGDLLVCSVLSGNRNFEGRINPHCKANYLASPPLVVAYALAGSLNVDLFKDPLGEGKDGQPVYLKDVWPTNHEIQELLLSSLTPEMFRGRYADVFKGPEEWQKIKTSEGETFTWSLGSTYVAYPPFFDDVAPEPAPIEDVSGAHLLAVLGDSVTTDHISPAGAIKRESPAGDHLLEHQVPQKDFNSYGARRGNHRIMMRGTFANIRIRNEMVPGVEGGFTKHLPGGEVMAIYDAAMKYQEEGVPLVVVAGKEYGTGSSRDWAAKGTRLLGVKAVIAESFERIHRSNLVGMGVLPLQFQQGTDRKSLKLTGAETFDLHGLSENLAPRVEVPCTIHRPDGSSEEISLLCRIDTADELAYYRNGGILHYVLRNLMAEDRVAAE